In one Nyctibius grandis isolate bNycGra1 chromosome 19, bNycGra1.pri, whole genome shotgun sequence genomic region, the following are encoded:
- the HCK gene encoding tyrosine-protein kinase HCK, with the protein MGCVKSKKAGVQEKTIKTDSDPDPGLQQGHYVRDPTATNRRNNNVPDVSVSPPEDGSGDSVVLALYDYEAMHAGDLSFQKGERLKVLEESGEWWRARSLATGREGFIPSNYVARVGSLETEEWFFKGISRKDAERQLLGPGNVIGSFMIRDSETTKGCYSLSVRDGDGPQGGSVKHYKIRTLDSGGFYVSPRSSFDTLQELVQYYKGQSDGLCQRLTHPCRVPKPQKPWEKDAWEIPRESLRLERKLGAGQFGEVWMATYNKHTKVAVKTMKPGSMSVDAFLEEANVMKTLQHDKLVKLHAVVTKEEPIYIITEFMEKGSLLDFLKSDEGNKQPLPKLIDFCAQIAEGMAFIEKRNYIHRDLRAANILVSAMLVCKIADFGLARVIEDNEYTAREGAKFPIKWTAPEAINYGSFTIKSDVWSFGILLTEIITYGRIPYPGMSSVEVIRALEHGYRMPRTQNCPEQLYDVMMRCWKIKPEDRPTFEYTQSVLEDFFTATESQYQQQP; encoded by the exons ATGGGTTGCGTGAAGTCGAAGAAAGCTGGCGTCCAAGAGAAGACGATAAAAACTGACTCTGACCCTGACCCCGGCCTCCAGCAGGGCCATTACGTGAGGGACCCCACGGCCACCAACAGGAGG AACAATAATGTCCCTGATGTGTCCGTGTCCCCACCCGAGGATG GCTCGGGGGACAGCGTGGTGCTGGCGCTCTACGACTACGAGGCGATGCACGCTGGGGACCTGAGCTTCCAGAAAGGGGAGCGGCTGAAGGTTCTGGAGGA GTCAGGGGAGTGGTGGCGAGCGCGGTCGCTGGCAACGGGGCGCGAAGGCTTCATCCCCAGCAACTACGTTGCCCGAGTGGGCTCGCTGGAGACAGAAGA GTGGTTTTTCAAGGGCATCAGCCGGAAGGACGCGGAGCGGCAGCTCCTCGGCCCCGGGAACGTCATCGGGTCCTTCATGATACGGGACAGCGAGACAACGAAAG GCTGCTACTCGCTGTCGGTGCGGGACGGGGACGGCCCGCAGGGCGGCTCCGTGAAGCACTACAAGATCCGGACACTGGACAGCGGCGGCTTCTACGTCTCCCCGCGCAGCAGCTTCGACACGCTGCAGGAGCTGGTCCAGTACTACAAGG GGCAGAGCGACGGGCTGTGCCAGAGGCTCACCCACCCCTGCCGCGTGCCCAAGCCGCAGAAGCCCTGGGAGAAGGATGCCTGGGAGATCCCTCGGGAGTCGCTGAGGCTGGAGAGGAAGCTGGGAGCTGGGCAGTTCGGAGAAGTGTGGATGG CTACCTACAACAAGCACACCAAGGTGGCGGTGAAGACGATGAAGCCGGGCAGCATGTCCGTGGACGCCTTCCTGGAGGAGGCGAACGTCATGAAGACGCTGCAGCACGACAAGCTGGTGAAGCTGCACGCGGTCGTCACCAAGGAGGAGCCCATCTACATCATCACCGAGTTCATGGAGAAAG GGAGCTTGCTGGATTTCCTGAAGAGCGACGAGGGGAACAAGCAGCCGCTCCCGAAGCTGATCGACTTCTGTGCCCAG ATTGCAGAAGGAATGGCTTTTATCGAGAAGAGAAACTACATCCACAGAGACCTGCGAGCTGCCAATATTCTGGTGTCGGCGATGCTGGTGTGCAAGATTGCAGACTTTGGACTGGCCAGAGTCATTGAAGACAACGAGTACACGGCCCGGGAAG GTGCCAAGTTTCCCATTAAATGGACTGCACCAGAAGCCATCAACTACGGATCTTTCACTATAAAATCAGACGTCTGGTCCTTTGGGATCCTCCTGACCGAGATCATTACCTACGGGCGCATCCCATACCCAG GGATGTCGAGCGTGGAGGTGATCAGGGCCCTGGAGCACGGGTACCGGATGCCCCGCACACAGAACTGCCCCGAGCAGCTCTATGACGTTATGATGAGATGCTGGAAGATCAAACCAGAGGATCGTCCCACCTTCGAGTACACGCAGAGCGTTTTGGAGGATTTCTTTACCGCAACAGAGAGCCAGTATCAGCAGCAGCCGTAA
- the TM9SF4 gene encoding transmembrane 9 superfamily member 4 yields the protein MAISPAANRAPLPLTSAPTRGSKMAASAAMERLRCVLVWLLLLHGSDSFYVPGVAPINFHRNDPVEIKAVKLTSSRTQLPYEYYSLPFCQPTKITYKAENLGEVLRGDRIVNTPFQVSMNVEKKCEVLCHVPNKPVTLTVEQSKLIAERIREDYYVHLIADNLPVATRLEFYSNREEEEKKKEKDVQFEHGYRLGFMDGNKFYLHNHLSFILYYHREDVEENQEPTYRVVRFEVIPQSIKLEDLKADEKSMCSLPEATGSAPQEIDPSKENQLLFTYSVHWEESDIKWASRWDTYLTMSDVQIHWFSIINSVVVVFFLSGILSMIIIRTLRKDIANYNKEDDIEDTMEESGWKLVHGDVFRPPQYPMILSSLLGSGIQLFCMILIVIFVAMLGMLSPSSRGALMTTACFLFMFMGVFGGFFAGRLYRTLKGHRWKKGAFCTATLYPGVVFGICFVLNCFIWGKHSSGAVPFPTMVALLCMWFGISLPLVYLGYYFGFRKQPYDNPVRTNQIPRQIPEQRWYMNKFVGILMAGILPFGAMFIELFFIFSAIWENQFYYLFGFLFLVFIILVVSCSQISIVMVYFQLCAEDYRWWWRTFLVSGGSAFYVLIYAIFYFVNKLDIVEFIPSLLYFGYTALMVLSFWLLTGTIGFYAAYMFVRKIYAAVKID from the exons ATGGCGATAAGCCCCGCAGCCAACCGCGCGCCGCTTCCGCTGACGTCAGCCCCGACACGTGGATCCAAGATGGCGGCGTCGGCGGCGATG GAAAGGCTAAGATGTGTGCTGGTCTGGCTGTTGTTGCTGCATGGTTCAGACTCCTTCTATGTACCCGGTGTGGCTCCTATCAACTTCCACCGCAATGATCCTGTAGAAATAAAG GCTGTGAAGCTCACCAGCTCGCGAACCCAGCTGCCATACGAGTACTACTCCTTGCCCTTCTGCCAGCCCACCAAGATAACGTACAAGGCTGAGAATCTCG gTGAGGTTCTTCGGGGGGACCGAATTGTAAATACACCTTTCCAGGTCTCCATGAACGTGGAGAAGAAATGTGAAGTTCTGTGCCACGTCCCCAATAAGCCGGTCACTCTGACGGTGGAGCAGAGCAAGCTGATCGCCGAGCGGATCCGGGAGGATTACTACGTCCATCT CATTGCTGATAACCTCCCTGTGGCAACACGGCTGGAGTTTTATTCCAAtcgtgaggaagaggagaagaagaaggagaaggatgtgcagTTCGAGCATGGATACAGGCTTGGGTTTATGGACGGTAACAAG TTCTATCTGCACAACCACCTCTCCTTCATCCTTTACTACCACAGAGAGGATGTGGAAGAGAACCAGGAGCCCACCTACAGGGTTGTGCGCTTTGAAGTGATTCCCCAAAGTATTAAACTAGAAG ACTTGAAGGCTGACGAGAAGAGTATGTGCAGCCTGCCTGAAGCTACGGGCTCTGCCCCTCAGGAAATAGATCCTTCTAAAGAGAACCAGTTGCTCTTCACCTACTCTGTCCACTGGGAG GAAAGTGACATTAAATGGGCTTCCCGCTGGGACACCTACCTGACCATGAGCGACGTGCAGATTCACTGGTTTTCTATCATTAACTCAGTCGTGGTcgtctttttcctttcag GCATTCTCAGCATGATCATCATCCGGACCCTCCGCAAGGACATTGCCAACTACAACAAGGAAGATGAcatt GAAGATACTATGGAGGAATCTGGTTGGAAGCTTGTGCATGGAGATGTCTTCAGGCCTCCGCAGTACCCTATGATCCTCAGCTCCCTCCTGGGTTCTGGAATTCAGCTCTTCTGTATGATCCTGATTGTCATCT TTGTTGCTATGCTGGGGATGCTGTCGCCTTCCAGCCGAGGGGCGTTGATGACTACCGCCTGCTTCCTCTTCATGTTCATGGG GGTTTTTGGTGGATTCTTTGCTGGCCGCTTGTACCGGACTCTGAAAGGACATCGATGGAAGAAGGGAGCCTTTTGT ACAGCTACCCTGTACCCGGGTGTCGTCTTTGGGATCTGCTTTGTCCTGAACTGTTTCATCTGGGGGAAGCACTCCTCTGGAGCG GTGCCTTTCCCTACCATGGTGGCCTTGCTCTGCATGTGGTTTGGGATCTCCTTGCCCTTGGTCTACCTGGGTTACTACTTTGGATTTCGCAAGCAGCCCTACGACAATCCTGTGCGGACAAATCAGATCCCCAGGCAGATCCCGGAGCAGAGGTGGTACATGAATAAATTTGTTGG GATTCTCATGGCTGGTATTCTGCCGTTTGGAGCCATGTTCATTGAactgttcttcattttcagt GCAATCTGGGAGAACCAGTTCTATTACCTGTTCGGCTTTCTCTTCCTGGTGTTCATAATCCTGGTGGTGTCGTGCTCCCAGATCAGCATTGTCATGGTGTACTTCCAGCTTTGTGCTGAG GATTACCGCTGGTGGTGGAGGACCTTCCTGGTGTCTGGAGGATCCGCCTTCTACGTGCTGATCTACGCCATCTTCTACTTTGTGAACAAG CTGGATATTGTTGAGTTCATTCCCTCCCTGCTGTACTTTGGCTACACCGCCCTCATGGTCCTGTCCTTCTGGCTCCTCACTGGCACCATTGGCTTCTATGCAGCCTACATGTTTGTCCGGAAGATCTACGCCGCAGTGAAAATAGACTGA